One Roseimicrobium gellanilyticum DNA window includes the following coding sequences:
- a CDS encoding class I SAM-dependent methyltransferase, translating into MSAPATPPNPTLFFETINAYQRTAALKAAVDLGVFNAFGGVPATAGELADRCQCPVRGIRILCDSLTLFGFLTKDDSRYAPTSDTAFFLDKNSPAYLGNAIKFLTAPGIKDAFDGLTSTIKNGKVHASEEGTTAPDHPVWIDFARTMGPMMFGPAQGAAALVELDTSRDTKVLDISASHGTFGIALAQKSPRSHLVALDWEAVLAVTEENAKAAGLGDRFSKIVGNAFTVDLGSNYDVVLVPNFLHHFNIADCTGFLKKVKAALRPGGKVVIVEFVPNDDRISPPSSASFSLVMLGTTPEGDAYTFAEYQKMLGEAGFKDAALHPLAPTAQSAVIGVA; encoded by the coding sequence ATGTCCGCCCCTGCCACCCCTCCGAATCCGACTCTTTTTTTCGAAACCATCAATGCGTATCAGAGGACCGCTGCACTCAAGGCCGCCGTGGACTTGGGAGTCTTCAACGCGTTTGGCGGTGTCCCCGCCACAGCGGGGGAACTCGCCGATCGCTGCCAGTGCCCGGTGCGCGGCATCCGTATTCTTTGCGATTCGCTGACCCTATTTGGTTTCCTCACCAAAGACGACTCAAGGTATGCGCCGACCTCGGACACGGCCTTCTTCCTCGACAAGAATTCGCCGGCCTACCTTGGCAATGCGATCAAGTTCCTCACGGCTCCCGGCATCAAGGATGCCTTTGATGGTCTCACCTCCACCATCAAGAACGGCAAGGTACATGCCTCCGAAGAAGGCACCACGGCGCCAGATCATCCGGTGTGGATTGACTTTGCCCGGACTATGGGACCCATGATGTTCGGCCCCGCCCAAGGTGCTGCTGCGCTCGTGGAACTCGACACCTCCCGCGACACCAAGGTGCTCGACATCTCCGCCAGCCACGGCACCTTCGGCATCGCCTTGGCTCAGAAAAGCCCCCGCTCACATCTTGTGGCACTCGACTGGGAGGCGGTGCTCGCAGTCACCGAGGAGAATGCCAAGGCAGCAGGGCTCGGCGACCGATTCAGCAAGATTGTCGGAAACGCCTTCACCGTCGATCTCGGCAGTAACTACGATGTGGTGCTGGTGCCGAACTTCCTGCACCACTTCAACATCGCAGACTGCACCGGCTTCCTCAAAAAGGTGAAGGCTGCACTCCGTCCAGGTGGCAAGGTGGTGATTGTGGAGTTCGTACCGAACGACGACCGAATCTCTCCCCCATCCTCCGCCAGCTTCAGCCTCGTGATGCTGGGCACCACACCCGAAGGCGATGCCTACACCTTCGCCGAGTACCAGAAGATGCTCGGTGAGGCAGGATTCAAAGATGCCGCGCTTCATCCTCTGGCCCCCACGGCGCAGAGTGCGGTGATTGGTGTGGCATGA
- a CDS encoding lactonase family protein gives MPLPIHHSRRSLLKLSSALAAGLILPKPLKAAPSAQKGKLIAYVGTYTSPLQNMKATQVDLPPGNGRGIHLFEVNRSTGEMTPCGVVEMGTSPSCLAFNAARTHLYSANETERTGDNEAGSVSAFQIDPGSGQLKLLNTVSSEGKGPAHLSVHPSGKHVLVANYFGGSVAVLPILADGSLGKATDVKVDQGTVGPRKATNAPPGSFAFSGHDQTHAHMIEADPSGHFVLHVDLGLDQILIWKFDAEKGLLTANNPPFISLPPGDGPRHFAFHPSGRWMYSIQEEGSTIVLFDYDGEKGRLTARQTISSLPPGFAGSNFCSEILVSTDGRFVYAGNRLHDSIATFAIGKDGTLTFVTEEWSHGDYPRSFSFDPSGEFLYSCNQRGDNIATFRVNRQTGHLAFTGHYTPVGNPSIIVFHDLTQGK, from the coding sequence ATGCCCCTCCCCATCCACCATTCGCGTCGCTCCTTGTTGAAACTTTCCTCCGCACTTGCGGCAGGCCTCATCCTGCCAAAGCCGCTGAAAGCAGCGCCATCAGCTCAGAAGGGCAAACTCATCGCTTATGTGGGCACCTATACCTCACCGCTGCAGAACATGAAGGCGACCCAGGTGGATCTGCCTCCGGGAAATGGGCGGGGCATCCATCTCTTTGAAGTCAACCGCTCCACTGGCGAGATGACGCCATGTGGTGTGGTGGAGATGGGCACCAGCCCCTCCTGCCTGGCCTTCAATGCGGCGAGGACTCACCTGTACTCCGCAAACGAAACCGAGAGGACTGGAGACAATGAAGCCGGTTCTGTAAGCGCATTCCAAATCGATCCCGGAAGTGGCCAGTTGAAGCTGCTGAACACTGTCAGTTCTGAAGGCAAAGGACCTGCACATCTGAGTGTTCACCCCTCCGGGAAGCATGTGCTGGTGGCGAACTATTTCGGCGGCTCCGTCGCTGTGCTGCCCATTCTCGCCGATGGCAGCTTGGGGAAGGCGACTGATGTAAAAGTGGACCAGGGAACTGTGGGGCCACGCAAAGCCACGAACGCACCTCCCGGCAGCTTTGCCTTCAGCGGTCACGATCAAACTCATGCCCACATGATCGAGGCTGATCCCTCCGGGCACTTTGTGCTGCATGTGGACCTGGGATTGGACCAGATACTCATCTGGAAGTTTGACGCGGAGAAGGGGTTGCTTACGGCCAATAATCCTCCGTTCATTTCCCTGCCTCCCGGAGACGGGCCGAGGCACTTTGCCTTTCATCCCAGCGGGCGCTGGATGTACTCCATCCAGGAAGAAGGCTCGACCATTGTCCTATTTGACTACGACGGTGAGAAGGGACGGCTGACCGCGCGCCAGACCATATCCAGCCTGCCTCCTGGATTCGCGGGCAGCAATTTCTGTTCGGAGATACTCGTCTCGACCGATGGACGTTTTGTCTACGCCGGCAATCGCCTGCACGACAGCATCGCCACCTTTGCCATCGGCAAGGACGGAACGCTCACGTTCGTCACGGAGGAGTGGAGCCACGGGGACTATCCCCGCAGCTTCAGCTTCGATCCCTCGGGTGAATTCCTCTATTCCTGCAACCAGCGTGGAGACAACATCGCCACCTTCCGGGTGAACCGACAGACTGGCCACCTCGCCTTCACGGGCCACTACACGCCCGTGGGCAATCCTTCCATCATCGTCTTCCACGACCTGACACAAGGAAAGTAG
- a CDS encoding DUF72 domain-containing protein: MNTWIGTSGFQYPEWKGKFYPETLSTAKMLTYYASIFGTTEVNYTFRSIPSEKTVKRWSDETPANFRFSLKAPQRVTHFAKLKDCGEVMDVFHKAAVGLGEKMGPVLFQLPPTFKADTALLRDFLGSLPKELRAAFEFRHESWLSDKVFGVLSEKNAALCIAESEEFETPPEATAKFGYLRLRREDYTVPQIKKWAQFVQERGKAWTEAFVYFKHEETCVGPGFAKTMLKALGE; encoded by the coding sequence ATGAACACCTGGATCGGCACCTCCGGATTTCAGTACCCCGAGTGGAAGGGCAAGTTTTACCCGGAGACCCTATCCACTGCGAAGATGCTGACGTATTACGCCAGCATCTTCGGCACTACGGAAGTGAATTACACGTTTCGCAGCATTCCCAGTGAAAAGACAGTGAAGCGCTGGAGCGATGAGACGCCTGCGAATTTCCGCTTCAGCTTGAAAGCACCCCAACGTGTCACCCACTTCGCGAAGCTGAAGGATTGCGGCGAGGTCATGGATGTCTTCCACAAGGCCGCCGTGGGTCTTGGAGAGAAGATGGGGCCTGTGCTCTTCCAGTTGCCACCCACCTTCAAGGCAGACACGGCCCTGTTGCGGGACTTCCTGGGTTCTCTACCCAAGGAGTTGCGTGCAGCCTTTGAGTTCCGGCATGAGTCGTGGTTGTCAGACAAGGTCTTCGGCGTGCTCTCGGAGAAGAACGCAGCACTGTGCATTGCGGAGTCGGAGGAGTTTGAGACGCCCCCTGAGGCGACTGCCAAGTTTGGCTACCTGCGTCTGCGACGCGAGGATTACACCGTACCTCAGATCAAGAAGTGGGCGCAGTTTGTACAGGAGCGGGGCAAGGCATGGACGGAGGCCTTCGTCTACTTCAAGCATGAGGAGACCTGCGTGGGGCCGGGATTTGCGAAGACGATGCTGAAGGCCCTGGGGGAGTGA
- a CDS encoding cupin domain-containing protein, giving the protein MPTLRDGLIIMATLGVAIGAMTVAQEVPAPAPPSSQQTAIMGSTVFDWTQLPVKKTAKGEVRKVVQAPTATLDELECHITTLNPGQEAHAPHQHPDEELLIVKEGTVESLVNGVWTKLGPGSVIFQASNQMHSIRNAGDTLATYHVIKWNSPGMLKKKAAGRLKAQTEPLEPVK; this is encoded by the coding sequence ATGCCCACCCTACGCGATGGACTCATCATCATGGCTACGCTAGGCGTGGCTATTGGCGCCATGACGGTGGCGCAGGAAGTTCCCGCTCCTGCCCCGCCGTCTTCTCAACAAACGGCAATCATGGGGTCCACCGTCTTTGACTGGACCCAGCTTCCCGTGAAGAAGACGGCGAAGGGCGAGGTGCGCAAGGTGGTACAGGCACCCACGGCCACGCTGGATGAACTGGAGTGCCACATCACCACGCTGAATCCAGGGCAGGAGGCGCATGCACCGCATCAGCATCCGGATGAGGAACTGCTCATCGTTAAGGAGGGCACGGTGGAATCTCTGGTGAATGGCGTTTGGACGAAGCTCGGACCGGGCTCCGTCATTTTCCAGGCCTCCAACCAGATGCACAGCATCCGCAACGCGGGGGACACCCTGGCGACGTATCACGTGATCAAGTGGAACTCGCCCGGCATGCTCAAGAAGAAAGCCGCGGGCAGACTCAAAGCGCAGACGGAGCCTCTAGAGCCGGTAAAGTAG
- a CDS encoding spermine synthase translates to MTPFVTIAQARTPQGAELTLHSHGAHFYLRVNREPLMGTNAPESEKALAQCACAGLKGRKSVHVLIGGLGFGFSLRQTLELVGHHAKVEVAELLPEVVAWNRAYLKEVNGALLDDPRVKVVIADVFQTLTSAPAAHYDAILLDVDNGPVAMVQDGNARIYRARGLAAIMQALKPGGRATFWSATPDRQFGKELGKAGFVVDVVSSKSHAHARRHNHTIFVATRKEEVGKMMPAGKRRGS, encoded by the coding sequence ATGACACCCTTCGTCACCATCGCTCAAGCGCGCACTCCCCAGGGCGCGGAACTCACGCTGCACTCGCATGGCGCACACTTCTACCTGCGGGTGAATCGCGAGCCGCTCATGGGGACAAATGCTCCCGAGTCCGAGAAGGCGCTGGCCCAATGTGCCTGCGCTGGTCTGAAGGGCAGAAAGAGCGTGCACGTGCTCATCGGCGGACTGGGATTTGGATTCTCCCTGCGCCAGACACTCGAACTGGTGGGCCACCATGCCAAGGTCGAAGTCGCCGAGCTACTGCCCGAGGTGGTAGCGTGGAACCGCGCCTACCTCAAGGAGGTGAATGGCGCGCTGCTGGATGACCCACGGGTGAAGGTCGTCATCGCGGATGTCTTCCAGACGCTCACGAGTGCTCCCGCCGCACACTACGATGCCATTCTGCTGGACGTGGACAATGGTCCCGTGGCCATGGTGCAAGATGGGAATGCGCGGATCTACCGTGCGCGCGGCCTTGCGGCCATCATGCAGGCACTGAAGCCCGGAGGCCGCGCCACCTTCTGGTCCGCCACCCCAGACCGGCAATTTGGCAAAGAACTCGGGAAGGCCGGATTCGTGGTCGATGTCGTCTCAAGCAAGTCCCATGCCCACGCCCGGCGCCATAATCACACCATCTTTGTAGCGACGAGGAAGGAAGAAGTGGGCAAAATGATGCCTGCAGGCAAACGCCGCGGATCATAA